From the genome of Edaphobacter dinghuensis, one region includes:
- a CDS encoding ABC transporter ATP-binding protein, with product MAIETAVDTTLSNASGPRPGDVIVTDNLWKTYEMGDQQVNALRGVNLRIRHNEYVAIMGPSGSGKSTLMNLIGCLDSPSQGKYWLNGHDVSELNDDELARIRNKEIGFVFQTFNLLARATSLHNVELPLIYNGTPAAERIERARSVLESVGLSERMMHKPNELSGGQRQRVAIARALVNKPSIILADEPTGNLDSKTGDEIMALFDDLHARGNTIVLVTHEPDIAEFAHRVVTIRDGVIASDHISSRISNKSS from the coding sequence ATGGCCATCGAAACAGCAGTCGATACAACCCTGAGTAACGCCTCCGGCCCACGCCCCGGCGACGTGATTGTGACGGACAATCTCTGGAAGACCTACGAGATGGGCGATCAGCAGGTGAACGCCCTGCGCGGGGTCAACCTGCGTATTCGGCACAATGAGTATGTCGCCATCATGGGGCCTTCCGGCTCAGGAAAGTCGACGCTGATGAACCTGATCGGCTGCCTCGATTCGCCATCGCAGGGCAAGTACTGGCTCAATGGCCACGACGTCTCCGAGCTGAATGACGACGAGCTGGCACGCATTCGTAACAAGGAGATCGGCTTCGTCTTCCAGACGTTCAACCTGCTGGCGCGCGCCACTTCCCTGCACAACGTCGAGCTGCCACTGATCTACAACGGCACTCCGGCGGCAGAACGTATCGAACGGGCCAGATCCGTACTGGAGTCGGTCGGTCTCAGCGAGCGCATGATGCACAAGCCCAACGAGCTCTCCGGCGGTCAGCGTCAGCGCGTCGCCATCGCCCGTGCGCTGGTGAACAAGCCGTCGATCATCCTCGCCGACGAGCCTACGGGCAACCTCGATTCCAAGACGGGCGACGAGATCATGGCGCTGTTCGACGATCTGCATGCAAGAGGCAACACCATTGTGCTGGTCACCCACGAGCCGGACATCGCGGAGTTCGCCCATCGTGTGGTCACGATTCGTGACGGAGTTATTGCCAGCGACCATATCTCCTCCCGTATCAGTAACAAGAGTAGCTAA
- a CDS encoding amino acid permease produces MSMLFAKKSMEVLLEESRAEGDQTLERCLGPFQLTALGVGAVIGAGIFVMAGLGAHYAGPGLMLSFVLSGLGCAFAGLCYAEFAALIPLAGSAYTYAYATLGELIAWIIGWDLTLEYAMGASTVSSGWSNYFVQVLDIVHLKFPLWLAYDHWTALGKAVETVSRQVMAVNYPSLLPGSQLYLEQLEVLKMHPTADMMVRAHQVLGAPILFGHEIGFNLPAFLIALIVTTVLAIGIKESAKFNTGIVAVKVAIVLFVIFLGAKYVHPGNWGQDWHTFAPFGFGGIGAAAAYVFFAYIGFDAVSTTAQEAKNPQRDLPIGIIASLAVCTLLYIAVSGVLTGMVPWQAVNIEAPIARAFADRNLNWASDIITLGALAGLTSVMLVMLLGQTRVLYAMASDGLLPKKFFAEVHPRFRTPFKNTFLVGTLAGVVGALTPIDDIGKMVNIGTLLAFVIVCIAVMVLRRTDPDRQRPFRTPWVPLVPILGIVFNGYMMIKLGWLNWARLIIWLVIGLIVYFSYSVKHSRVRLREQGLPERIET; encoded by the coding sequence ATGTCGATGTTGTTTGCAAAAAAATCGATGGAAGTGCTGCTGGAAGAGAGCCGGGCAGAAGGCGATCAGACGCTCGAACGCTGCCTTGGTCCATTTCAGTTGACCGCGCTGGGCGTGGGCGCGGTGATCGGCGCAGGCATCTTTGTCATGGCGGGCCTTGGAGCGCACTATGCCGGACCTGGCCTGATGCTCTCCTTTGTATTGAGCGGGCTGGGATGCGCGTTTGCGGGGCTCTGCTACGCGGAGTTCGCCGCACTGATCCCACTGGCCGGATCGGCCTACACCTATGCTTATGCGACGCTGGGCGAGCTGATCGCTTGGATCATCGGATGGGACCTGACGCTGGAGTATGCGATGGGCGCCAGCACAGTCAGTTCGGGCTGGTCGAATTACTTCGTCCAGGTACTGGACATCGTTCATTTGAAGTTTCCGTTGTGGCTCGCCTATGACCATTGGACGGCGTTGGGAAAAGCTGTCGAGACAGTCAGCCGCCAGGTAATGGCAGTAAATTATCCTTCGCTTCTACCGGGTTCACAGCTTTATCTCGAGCAGCTTGAAGTTTTGAAGATGCATCCCACTGCTGACATGATGGTGCGCGCGCATCAGGTACTGGGAGCGCCGATTCTATTTGGGCATGAGATTGGATTCAACCTGCCTGCATTCCTCATCGCGCTGATTGTGACGACAGTGTTGGCGATCGGTATCAAGGAGTCAGCGAAGTTCAACACCGGAATCGTAGCGGTCAAAGTCGCTATCGTTCTGTTCGTTATCTTTCTCGGCGCCAAGTATGTCCATCCCGGCAACTGGGGGCAGGATTGGCACACGTTTGCACCGTTTGGCTTTGGCGGAATCGGCGCGGCTGCTGCCTATGTCTTCTTCGCCTATATCGGCTTCGACGCAGTATCGACGACGGCGCAGGAAGCGAAGAACCCGCAGCGCGATTTGCCGATCGGAATCATCGCTTCGCTGGCCGTATGCACGCTGCTCTACATTGCGGTGTCCGGTGTGCTGACAGGCATGGTGCCATGGCAGGCGGTGAACATCGAGGCACCGATCGCGCGGGCCTTTGCCGACCGAAATCTCAATTGGGCGAGCGATATCATCACGCTGGGCGCATTGGCTGGGCTGACTTCGGTGATGCTGGTGATGCTGCTGGGGCAGACTCGTGTTCTTTATGCGATGGCAAGCGATGGTCTGTTGCCGAAGAAGTTCTTCGCCGAAGTACATCCACGCTTCCGCACGCCCTTCAAAAACACGTTCCTTGTGGGAACGCTGGCTGGTGTCGTGGGCGCGTTGACCCCAATCGATGACATTGGCAAGATGGTGAATATCGGAACGCTGCTGGCGTTCGTGATCGTCTGTATCGCGGTCATGGTCCTGCGTAGAACTGATCCCGACAGGCAGCGTCCTTTTCGTACTCCCTGGGTCCCGCTGGTTCCCATTCTCGGCATTGTGTTCAACGGATACATGATGATCAAGCTAGGCTGGCTGAATTGGGCGCGACTCATTATCTGGCTTGTAATCGGCTTGATCGTCTACTTCTCCTACAGTGTGAAGCACAGCCGGGTCAGGCTGAGGGAACAGGGTCTTCCTGAGCGGATCGAGACCTAA
- the thiE gene encoding thiamine phosphate synthase: MGLPKLYPILDAGLLAARGHEVRWAAEQMQAGGAELLQYRDKTGSPQSILQNAAIVREVFAGTNCRLILNDRADLAVLADWGGVHVGQGDLSPDDAARVVGASRWVGVSTHNDEQVRLADTSCADYIAVGPVFATGTKLDAEPVIGLDGVRRARALTSKPIVAIGGITRANARSVIEAGADSVALISALFVEGESVEKVARDFLEILG; this comes from the coding sequence GTGGGCTTGCCGAAGTTATATCCGATTCTGGATGCGGGGTTGCTGGCGGCTCGTGGACATGAGGTGCGCTGGGCCGCCGAGCAGATGCAAGCAGGCGGGGCAGAACTGCTTCAGTATCGGGACAAAACAGGCTCGCCGCAGTCGATCCTGCAAAATGCAGCCATTGTTCGCGAAGTATTCGCCGGAACCAATTGCAGGCTCATCCTGAATGACCGTGCCGATCTGGCCGTGCTGGCCGATTGGGGCGGGGTGCACGTCGGACAAGGCGATCTGTCTCCTGACGATGCGGCGCGAGTAGTGGGCGCGTCGCGCTGGGTTGGGGTTTCCACGCACAATGATGAGCAGGTACGGCTCGCAGACACCAGCTGCGCCGATTACATCGCCGTGGGCCCGGTTTTTGCTACCGGGACAAAACTCGATGCGGAGCCCGTGATCGGCCTCGACGGGGTTCGCCGGGCGCGCGCTTTGACTAGCAAGCCGATAGTGGCCATCGGCGGAATTACGCGGGCAAATGCTCGAAGTGTAATCGAAGCCGGGGCCGATTCTGTGGCCCTGATCAGTGCCTTATTTGTTGAAGGTGAGTCAGTTGAGAAAGTGGCGCGGGACTTTCTCGAGATTTTGGGGTAG
- a CDS encoding APC family permease, giving the protein MGLFSATAIVMGSMIGSGIFIVSADMSRALGSPALLIAAWLVTAVMTVIGALSYGELAAMMPKAGGQYVYLREALGPLWGFLYGWTLFLVIQTGTIAAVGVAFGKFLGVFFPSVSAQHWLWHIGHVPAWHVGPMVLGNMEIGLNTVNLSAIVVITLLTLLNTLGVKMGAAVQNIFTSAKVLALAAVVLVGIFAKDAIALAANFGAGWHHFWAGAGWHTSHAVVVGVGGPTAYVGLLTIVAVVQVGSLFSADAWNNVTFTAGEIRNPKRNLPLSLAIGTGVVLLLYVLCNFVYLSVLPMMGDPAASTLMGRGIQFASEDRVATAVMQSAFAGYGAKLMAAAILISTFGCVNGMLLAGARVYYAMSRDGLFFKSVGKLSERSKTPVNSLWVQWAWTCLLCLSGSYGQLLDYVIFAVLIFYILTIAGLFVLRQTRPDAVRPYRAFGYPVLPALYIVMAAWICIVLLRYKPQYTWPGLVIVLLGVPVYLIWKRRGTAVETART; this is encoded by the coding sequence ATGGGGCTGTTTTCGGCGACCGCAATCGTAATGGGCTCGATGATCGGTTCGGGCATCTTTATCGTCTCAGCCGATATGTCTCGTGCTCTCGGCTCGCCCGCGCTTCTAATCGCGGCATGGCTGGTGACAGCAGTAATGACCGTAATCGGCGCGCTGAGCTACGGCGAGCTGGCTGCGATGATGCCCAAGGCAGGCGGCCAGTATGTCTATCTGCGCGAAGCCCTCGGGCCGTTATGGGGATTTCTTTACGGCTGGACGTTGTTCCTCGTCATTCAAACCGGAACAATTGCAGCGGTAGGCGTAGCCTTCGGAAAGTTTCTCGGTGTCTTCTTTCCGTCGGTGAGCGCACAGCACTGGCTCTGGCACATCGGTCATGTTCCCGCCTGGCACGTGGGGCCCATGGTGCTGGGCAACATGGAGATCGGGCTGAACACCGTCAACCTTTCCGCCATCGTGGTCATCACGCTGCTGACCCTGCTCAACACGCTGGGCGTAAAGATGGGCGCGGCGGTACAGAACATCTTTACCTCGGCGAAGGTGCTGGCGCTGGCCGCAGTAGTTCTCGTCGGTATTTTCGCCAAGGACGCAATTGCGCTGGCAGCTAACTTCGGCGCAGGCTGGCACCACTTCTGGGCAGGCGCAGGCTGGCATACGAGTCATGCGGTCGTTGTCGGCGTGGGTGGCCCAACGGCTTATGTCGGACTGCTGACCATCGTTGCGGTTGTGCAAGTAGGCTCGCTCTTCAGCGCCGACGCCTGGAACAACGTGACCTTTACCGCAGGAGAGATCAGGAACCCGAAGCGCAACCTGCCGCTGTCCCTAGCGATTGGCACCGGCGTTGTGCTGCTGCTGTATGTGCTCTGCAACTTCGTTTACCTAAGCGTGCTGCCGATGATGGGCGATCCTGCCGCAAGCACACTGATGGGGCGGGGAATTCAATTTGCCTCTGAAGACCGGGTAGCGACAGCAGTCATGCAAAGCGCCTTCGCCGGGTACGGTGCAAAGCTGATGGCCGCAGCGATCCTTATCTCGACCTTCGGCTGCGTTAACGGAATGCTCCTCGCCGGCGCACGCGTCTACTATGCGATGAGTCGCGACGGCTTGTTCTTCAAATCCGTCGGCAAGCTAAGCGAACGCTCGAAGACGCCGGTGAATTCGCTCTGGGTGCAGTGGGCTTGGACCTGCCTGCTCTGCCTCTCCGGCAGTTACGGCCAGTTGTTGGACTACGTGATCTTCGCTGTGCTCATCTTCTATATTCTGACCATTGCAGGATTGTTCGTCCTGCGCCAGACGCGGCCCGATGCGGTGCGGCCCTATCGTGCCTTCGGATATCCTGTGTTGCCGGCGCTGTACATCGTGATGGCGGCATGGATCTGCATCGTGCTGTTGCGCTACAAGCCGCAATATACTTGGCCGGGACTGGTGATCGTGCTTTTGGGAGTACCGGTTTATTTGATTTGGAAGAGGCGGGGAACGGCTGTTGAGACAGCCCGGACGTAG
- the hydA gene encoding dihydropyrimidinase codes for MGLLIQNGTVVTAEKTFAADVLVEGEVIKEVRAGISASGHSVVDAAGMLVLPGGIDAHTHLDMPFGGTMSSDDFETGTRAAAIGGTTTIVDFAIQAKGTKMRDALDLWWKKAEGKACIDYGLHMIVTDLGSDAGKAGLDDMDSMVREGVASFKLFMAYPNVLMADDATIFKALRQTAKNGALVCMHAENGSVIDVIVQQALAEGKTAPIYHALTRPTLAEAEAVQRAIAMAEIAGAPVYIVHLSSEDALNQVREARDRGVPAFAETCPQYLLLSIEDNMNTGSFEDAKYVFTPPLREKKNQAKLWDGLKHDHLQVVSTDHCPFCFADQKVLGIDDFTKIPNGGPGIENRMQLIHHHGVNSGKLSLNRFVEITATAPARIFGMYPKKGTIAPGSDADIVIWDPKAELTISAATHNMRCDYSMFEGYRVKGNARQVFSAGELIVEGGKFLGKAGRGKYLKREPRGGAWR; via the coding sequence ATGGGCTTGCTGATTCAGAATGGAACGGTTGTTACCGCTGAAAAAACCTTTGCCGCCGACGTGCTGGTGGAAGGCGAAGTCATCAAAGAAGTGCGCGCAGGGATCTCAGCCAGCGGCCATTCCGTTGTCGATGCGGCGGGAATGCTGGTGCTTCCGGGCGGAATCGATGCACATACTCATCTCGATATGCCGTTCGGCGGCACGATGTCGAGCGATGACTTCGAGACCGGAACTCGTGCTGCGGCGATTGGCGGAACGACTACGATTGTCGACTTTGCTATTCAAGCCAAAGGGACGAAGATGCGCGATGCACTCGACCTTTGGTGGAAGAAGGCCGAGGGTAAGGCTTGCATCGACTACGGTCTGCATATGATCGTCACCGATCTGGGCAGCGATGCTGGCAAGGCTGGTCTCGACGACATGGACAGCATGGTGCGCGAGGGCGTGGCCAGTTTCAAGCTCTTCATGGCTTATCCGAATGTGCTGATGGCTGATGACGCGACCATCTTCAAGGCGCTGCGGCAGACGGCGAAGAACGGTGCGCTGGTCTGCATGCATGCCGAGAACGGCAGCGTGATTGATGTCATCGTGCAGCAGGCGCTGGCCGAGGGAAAAACTGCGCCGATCTATCATGCGCTTACGCGGCCTACGCTTGCGGAGGCAGAAGCAGTACAGCGGGCGATTGCCATGGCGGAGATTGCGGGTGCGCCGGTTTACATTGTGCATCTCTCTTCCGAGGATGCTTTGAATCAGGTTCGCGAGGCGCGCGACCGCGGCGTTCCTGCGTTTGCCGAGACCTGTCCGCAGTATCTACTGCTGTCGATTGAAGACAATATGAATACCGGCTCGTTCGAGGATGCCAAGTATGTCTTCACACCTCCGCTAAGGGAGAAGAAAAATCAGGCCAAACTTTGGGACGGCCTGAAGCATGACCATCTGCAGGTGGTTTCGACCGACCACTGCCCTTTCTGTTTTGCCGACCAGAAGGTGCTGGGGATCGACGACTTTACGAAGATTCCGAACGGTGGCCCGGGCATCGAAAACCGGATGCAGTTGATCCATCACCATGGCGTCAACTCGGGCAAGCTGTCGCTGAACCGGTTTGTCGAGATTACGGCTACCGCTCCGGCGCGAATCTTCGGGATGTATCCGAAGAAGGGGACGATTGCGCCGGGCAGCGATGCGGACATCGTGATCTGGGACCCGAAGGCCGAGCTTACGATCAGCGCCGCGACCCACAACATGCGCTGCGACTACTCGATGTTTGAAGGGTATCGGGTGAAGGGTAATGCCCGGCAGGTGTTCTCGGCAGGCGAGTTGATCGTTGAGGGCGGCAAGTTTCTGGGCAAGGCTGGGAGAGGCAAATATCTGAAGCGTGAGCCGCGTGGTGGCGCGTGGCGCTGA
- a CDS encoding efflux RND transporter periplasmic adaptor subunit: MSAKKIVLIVVGVLVLAGIVVGTILHGQANVTKVATGKAVRQDLVSIVNGTGQIKPKTYVNVGATSFGRITHLNVKEGDHVKKGTVLATVENVQPEATVAAQQATIASSRTDVSSYIAAEKTASANIEEAKADLEQKQLDYGRAKALYQDKLIAKQDYDSKKAAYDMAVATLAQRQAAYAQALAQTQSQRAHVNQAIASQRSNYDALDKTISRAPFDGLVTNVPVREGETVVVGIQNAEGSTLMTLADMSVITAEVKVDETDIVNVAMGQPVDVTVDALPGRVFKGHVTQVGDQALLRTTGIATSQSTTGTEEAKDFKVVVTLDHPSDDLRPGLSATAKITTANKPNALTIPIQALVERNPAEEKALAANAGKPAKTVAAATVTAPGDTKLVQGVYVLRPERKKLRVVFVPVKTGITGATDIEVLDGLKAGDEIVTGRYKVLRTLKSGTVVKRDNTPETVTPTDQS; this comes from the coding sequence ATGAGCGCGAAAAAGATTGTTTTGATCGTCGTCGGCGTCCTGGTACTGGCAGGCATCGTCGTAGGCACTATTCTTCATGGGCAGGCCAATGTAACCAAGGTTGCGACGGGCAAAGCGGTGCGCCAGGACCTCGTCTCGATCGTCAATGGCACCGGGCAGATCAAGCCGAAGACCTATGTCAACGTAGGCGCCACCTCCTTTGGGCGCATCACCCATCTGAACGTGAAGGAAGGTGACCACGTCAAGAAGGGCACCGTGCTCGCCACGGTCGAGAACGTGCAGCCCGAGGCGACTGTGGCCGCTCAGCAGGCGACCATTGCGTCGAGCCGCACCGACGTCAGCAGCTATATTGCTGCCGAAAAGACAGCCAGCGCGAACATCGAAGAGGCCAAGGCCGATCTGGAACAGAAGCAACTGGATTATGGCCGCGCCAAGGCGTTGTATCAGGACAAGCTGATCGCCAAGCAGGACTATGACAGCAAGAAGGCGGCCTACGATATGGCCGTGGCGACGCTGGCGCAGCGGCAGGCGGCGTATGCTCAGGCTTTGGCGCAGACGCAATCGCAACGCGCCCATGTGAATCAGGCGATCGCCAGCCAGCGCTCCAACTATGACGCGCTGGACAAGACGATCAGCCGCGCCCCGTTCGATGGCCTTGTGACCAACGTTCCGGTGCGCGAAGGCGAGACGGTCGTCGTCGGTATTCAGAACGCCGAAGGCTCGACGCTGATGACGCTGGCCGATATGTCGGTCATCACTGCCGAGGTGAAGGTCGATGAGACAGACATCGTCAATGTAGCGATGGGACAACCGGTCGATGTGACCGTCGATGCCCTGCCGGGACGGGTCTTCAAGGGTCATGTGACGCAGGTCGGCGACCAGGCACTGCTGCGTACTACGGGTATCGCCACCAGCCAAAGCACGACCGGAACGGAAGAGGCCAAGGACTTCAAGGTGGTGGTCACGCTCGACCATCCCTCCGACGATCTCCGCCCCGGACTTTCGGCCACGGCAAAGATCACCACGGCCAACAAGCCGAACGCGCTGACTATTCCGATTCAGGCGCTGGTGGAGCGTAACCCCGCCGAGGAGAAAGCTCTGGCGGCCAATGCAGGTAAGCCTGCAAAGACGGTTGCTGCCGCGACGGTAACTGCGCCTGGCGACACCAAGCTGGTTCAGGGCGTGTATGTGTTGCGACCGGAGCGCAAGAAGCTTCGCGTCGTCTTTGTGCCGGTCAAGACGGGCATCACCGGAGCGACCGACATTGAGGTACTCGACGGGCTGAAGGCCGGGGACGAGATCGTGACCGGGCGCTACAAGGTTCTGAGGACGCTGAAGAGCGGTACAGTCGTCAAACGGGACAACACTCCCGAGACAGTAACCCCGACCGACCAGTCGTAG
- a CDS encoding GWxTD domain-containing protein has protein sequence MNTSRRLVSVTAFLFLTMAGVSALPAQDASPLPAVDGTTTNPANVEKPDPLKRQLTDKEKRAQQKALRGELHGVYKKWLDEDVRWIITDQERKAFENLSNDEERDSFIENFWLRRNPNPDSPENEYKEEHYARIAYANEHFAAGMPGWKTDRGHIYIAYGKPDSIDSHPSGGNYERPMDEGGGETSTFPFEVWHYRYLAGIGDNIDIEFVDTCMCGDYHMTLDRSEKDALKHVPGAGLTLYEEQGQAKKADRFSGGGLEQLGTGPMSSQNQSKEFDRLDQYAKLMAPPVIKFKDLESFMATSKILTGPPFLFSVRTDYVKITNDTVLVPLTLQIRNGDITFSNKDGVATGTVNILGRVSNLNDRPIQTFEDTVNVQVPSELLARTQNNVSVYWKALPLRPGLYKVDIAIKDVNSPDHIGRWKRSINVPKYDDDHLASSSLILADQMEHVPSRDIGAGNFVIGDTRIRPRVPSEMSVPVTFHRAQNLNFWMQVYNLGIDEKSKHNDATIEYQIVNTATNQTVLQTQELTSKTNPNADQVTLEKSMPLASLAPGKYKVTIKVDDGITKQQIAESAPFVVD, from the coding sequence ATGAATACGTCTCGACGCCTTGTTTCGGTCACAGCTTTTCTGTTCTTGACTATGGCGGGGGTAAGTGCTTTGCCGGCCCAGGATGCGAGTCCTCTCCCGGCGGTCGATGGAACCACAACCAATCCTGCTAATGTGGAAAAGCCTGACCCGCTGAAGCGGCAGTTGACCGACAAAGAGAAGCGCGCTCAGCAGAAGGCCCTTCGCGGTGAGTTGCACGGCGTCTATAAGAAGTGGCTCGACGAAGACGTTCGCTGGATCATCACCGATCAGGAGCGCAAAGCGTTCGAGAACCTGAGCAACGACGAAGAGCGCGACTCCTTCATCGAGAACTTCTGGCTCCGCCGCAACCCCAATCCTGATTCTCCCGAGAACGAATACAAAGAAGAGCACTACGCCCGCATCGCCTATGCGAACGAGCACTTCGCTGCCGGCATGCCCGGCTGGAAGACCGACCGCGGCCACATCTACATCGCCTACGGCAAGCCCGACAGCATCGACTCCCACCCCAGCGGCGGCAACTACGAGCGCCCCATGGATGAGGGCGGCGGCGAGACCTCGACCTTCCCCTTTGAGGTCTGGCACTACCGCTACCTCGCCGGAATCGGCGACAACATCGACATCGAATTCGTAGACACCTGCATGTGCGGTGACTACCACATGACCCTCGACCGCTCCGAGAAGGACGCGCTCAAGCACGTTCCCGGCGCCGGTCTGACCCTCTACGAAGAGCAGGGACAGGCCAAGAAGGCGGACCGCTTCTCCGGCGGCGGCCTCGAGCAGCTCGGCACCGGCCCCATGTCCTCGCAGAACCAGAGCAAGGAGTTTGACCGTCTCGATCAGTACGCCAAGCTGATGGCTCCCCCCGTCATCAAGTTCAAGGACCTCGAATCGTTCATGGCGACCTCCAAGATCCTGACCGGTCCGCCCTTCCTCTTCAGCGTCCGCACCGACTACGTCAAGATCACCAACGACACCGTCCTCGTTCCCCTGACCCTGCAAATCCGTAACGGCGACATCACCTTCAGCAACAAGGACGGCGTAGCCACCGGCACCGTCAACATCCTCGGCCGCGTCTCCAACCTCAACGACCGCCCCATCCAGACCTTCGAGGATACGGTCAACGTTCAGGTCCCCAGCGAACTGCTCGCCCGCACCCAGAACAACGTCTCGGTCTATTGGAAGGCGCTCCCGCTGCGTCCCGGCTTGTATAAGGTCGATATCGCGATCAAGGACGTCAACAGCCCCGACCACATCGGTCGCTGGAAGCGCAGCATCAATGTTCCCAAGTACGACGACGACCACCTCGCTTCCTCTTCGCTGATCCTGGCCGACCAGATGGAGCACGTCCCCTCGCGCGATATCGGCGCAGGCAACTTCGTCATCGGCGATACGCGCATCCGCCCCCGCGTCCCCAGCGAGATGAGCGTTCCGGTCACCTTCCACCGCGCCCAGAATTTGAACTTCTGGATGCAGGTCTATAACCTTGGTATCGACGAGAAGAGCAAGCACAACGACGCTACCATCGAGTACCAGATTGTGAACACGGCTACGAACCAGACCGTGTTGCAGACGCAGGAACTCACCTCGAAGACGAATCCGAATGCGGATCAGGTGACACTGGAAAAGAGCATGCCGCTCGCCAGCCTTGCGCCCGGCAAATATAAGGTGACCATCAAAGTCGACGATGGCATCACCAAGCAGCAGATCGCAGAGTCTGCACCGTTTGTAGTCGATTAG
- a CDS encoding carboxypeptidase-like regulatory domain-containing protein, whose product MQRSQVKIALLALMLSTASVCLAVGPGATVTGVVRDADGVAQMGALVQVLATDSALVETAFTDLNGRYIITRLIPGKYQVRASAALFMPTTRGDLRLRPGAQAVVNLTLNTIFDATTWLPAERRKADEPGDDWKWTLRSAVNRPILRMASDDGNVMTVSSSVTEESSKPSSRVRAAVSSGDGGFANGGIHNVITVDRVLDDGSGMVLRGDIGTGLGPSMGLPSMNLASGFERKHGFAGSTRLVASYQSHPEMVGSQNTPGLQTLQLASAEKMQIGDFADIEAGGVLYAIHTAGYLIASRPFLKVTTHPSESWTIGYRMATSRDLQSYAGLNTVQQEMPVAVTSQGRMRTESGLHHEFAIGRKLGPGLVQISYYLDSLNQVMVEGGGSLSPSDIAEVDESPIGGVLADQTTGSFRLLNAGYKTQGMNLMLSEPLTTNMWVALEYSTGAALTAKDEDVLTMEDMPTALKPMTSQTATLAIKGRVLRSGTSVRAAYRWQPARMVTAVNPYAAFSDQAYLSCYLRQAIKLGDMLPPGLEATVDVTNLLAQGYRPFLSADGKTLFLAQSPRALQAGLAFTF is encoded by the coding sequence GTGCAACGATCCCAGGTGAAGATCGCGCTTCTGGCTCTGATGCTGTCCACAGCATCGGTGTGCCTTGCTGTTGGCCCTGGGGCCACAGTCACAGGAGTCGTTCGCGATGCCGATGGCGTTGCCCAGATGGGCGCTCTGGTTCAGGTGCTGGCAACAGACTCCGCCCTTGTCGAAACCGCCTTTACCGATCTTAACGGCCGCTACATCATCACCCGGCTCATCCCCGGCAAATATCAGGTTCGCGCCTCGGCTGCGCTCTTTATGCCCACCACGCGAGGCGACCTCCGCCTTCGTCCCGGCGCTCAGGCTGTCGTTAACCTAACCCTCAATACCATCTTCGACGCCACCACATGGCTCCCCGCCGAGCGCCGCAAGGCCGACGAGCCGGGAGACGACTGGAAGTGGACGCTACGTTCCGCCGTCAACCGTCCTATCCTCCGAATGGCCTCCGATGACGGCAATGTGATGACCGTCTCCTCCAGCGTGACCGAAGAGTCCAGCAAGCCATCCTCTCGCGTTCGTGCCGCTGTCAGCAGTGGCGACGGCGGCTTCGCCAATGGAGGCATCCACAACGTCATCACGGTCGATCGTGTCCTCGACGACGGCTCCGGCATGGTTCTTCGCGGCGATATCGGCACCGGTCTCGGGCCGTCGATGGGACTGCCTTCTATGAACCTCGCCTCGGGCTTCGAGCGAAAGCACGGCTTTGCCGGTTCCACCCGCCTTGTGGCAAGCTATCAGTCCCATCCCGAGATGGTCGGCTCGCAGAACACACCCGGACTTCAGACTCTCCAGCTCGCCAGCGCCGAGAAGATGCAGATCGGTGACTTCGCCGATATCGAAGCGGGCGGAGTCCTCTATGCCATCCACACCGCAGGCTATCTCATCGCCTCGCGGCCCTTCCTCAAGGTGACCACTCATCCGTCAGAGTCGTGGACCATCGGCTATCGCATGGCAACCTCGCGAGACCTGCAATCCTACGCCGGGCTCAACACCGTGCAGCAGGAGATGCCGGTCGCGGTCACCTCACAGGGACGCATGCGCACCGAGAGCGGCCTGCACCATGAGTTCGCTATCGGCCGCAAACTCGGCCCCGGCCTGGTCCAGATCTCCTACTATCTCGACTCGCTCAATCAGGTCATGGTCGAAGGCGGCGGCTCCCTCAGCCCCTCCGACATCGCCGAGGTCGACGAATCGCCCATCGGCGGCGTCCTCGCCGACCAGACCACCGGCAGCTTCCGCCTCCTCAATGCTGGTTATAAGACCCAGGGCATGAACCTCATGCTCTCTGAGCCGCTTACCACGAACATGTGGGTGGCTCTCGAATACAGCACCGGCGCGGCGCTCACGGCCAAGGACGAAGATGTTCTCACCATGGAGGACATGCCTACCGCGCTCAAGCCGATGACGTCGCAGACGGCAACGCTCGCCATCAAGGGAAGAGTGCTTCGCAGCGGAACCAGCGTCCGTGCCGCCTATCGCTGGCAACCCGCCCGCATGGTGACAGCGGTCAACCCCTACGCCGCCTTCAGCGATCAGGCCTATCTCAGCTGCTATCTCCGGCAGGCGATCAAGTTAGGCGACATGCTGCCTCCCGGCCTCGAAGCCACGGTCGACGTTACCAACCTGCTCGCCCAGGGCTACCGTCCTTTCCTCTCCGCCGACGGCAAAACTCTCTTCCTCGCCCAATCCCCAAGGGCACTCCAAGCCGGCCTAGCCTTCACCTTCTAG